The Tautonia marina DNA window CTCCACGCGCTGGCGGATCTGGATCGAACCGACTCGGCGGATCTGGAGCGCGAATTCCAGGTGTTCTCGAACCGTCATGCCGGCGAACAGGGCCCCATCCTGGGGAACATAGCCGACCCCCCTCGCGGCCGGATTCTGATAAGTCACCTCGGCCCCATGCAGCAGAATGCGCCCCCCATGAACCTTCCGCAGACCGATGATTGCCTCCAGGATCGTGGTTTTCCCGCATCCGGTTCGCCCCATCAACACCCCGTAATCTCCTGAGGGAACCTCAAGAGACACGTCCTGCAACCGAAAGGCTCCGGCACGAATGCAGAGGCGATCAATCGTAATCATGCAACACCACGTCCGCGAACCAGAAAAAGGCCACCTCGCAAGCTCATCGCGTGAATCCGGCCGCGTTGTGGTCGCCCCAGAGCCGGGTCACGGCGAGGACGGCAATGGCCACCGCGACCATGATCAACGAGACGGCCACCGCCATTTCCAGGTCACCGACGTTCATCTCCAGGAAGACGGTCGTGGAGAGGACCTCGGTTTTCATCCGGGTCGCCCCGGCGAAAATCAGCAAGGGGCCGAACTCACCAAGCGATCGCGCCCACGCCAGCGTAAACGCCGTCATCATTCCGCGTCCGGCTTCGGGCAGGACCACCCGGCTGAATGCCTGGGCCCGGCTGCATCCCAGGGCAATCGCAACAGCCTCACAACGCGGGTCAATTTGATCAAACGTTGCCTTCATCGTCCGCACGGCAAAGGCCGCGGCCACGGAAAATTGGGCCAGGATGACTGCGGGAATCTGATACACCACCGATCGTGCCACGAGGGAAAATGGCGGAAACTGAAAAAGGATCAACAGGCTCAGTCCAATCACCAACGGGGGCAGAATAATCGGGATATCCAGAATTGCATCCAACACCCGACGTCCCGGAAACCGATGCCGCGCGATCAAGTAACCCAGCGGCACCGCCACGAGGACCGACAGCACTGCGGACAGGGTGCAGGAGATCAGGCTCAGCCAGATCGAATAACGAATCTTCGGATCGGCCAGGGCCCTACCGATCGGTCCCTCACGCCAGAAGCCGTCCCAAAGACTTGAAGAATCCGTCATCGCCCGCGATGTTTGCTGCGCCATGTAGGTGCCGTCAGCCAGCAGCATGGCAACAATCAGGATCACATACGT harbors:
- a CDS encoding ABC transporter permease, with amino-acid sequence MSIEPTAARVHGEGSPLGRQPGAMSLIVANLGFFLALSFIGSTYVILIVAMLLADGTYMAQQTSRAMTDSSSLWDGFWREGPIGRALADPKIRYSIWLSLISCTLSAVLSVLVAVPLGYLIARHRFPGRRVLDAILDIPIILPPLVIGLSLLILFQFPPFSLVARSVVYQIPAVILAQFSVAAAFAVRTMKATFDQIDPRCEAVAIALGCSRAQAFSRVVLPEAGRGMMTAFTLAWARSLGEFGPLLIFAGATRMKTEVLSTTVFLEMNVGDLEMAVAVSLIMVAVAIAVLAVTRLWGDHNAAGFTR